In a genomic window of Methanorbis rubei:
- a CDS encoding potassium channel family protein — protein MMDRDYQPINLKDVLIEMKDISELMVDLAYSAVLYESNAIADEVIELEERMNDLVYQARITSMMSVRRLEETEPMSGLLQLAEASQRISNQAADIAKSIMRNVSFPANLRKALPEAEEATHRVVVAAGCPLDGARLGDIKLQSVTGIRIIMIRRMRQRIYDPDKHTVLRVGDVLVGRGPDYGFPALCELSGQPVPDDDDCNAAAISDLDRAAALMIEMKNISELSVGLAYTALLHENMDLANEVMALEEELDEMRLKLDLWTLEAAKRTDDVASLRGMLYMSSFAESISDAAGSIADVVLREIDVPPIIKRIVRESDEIISWVSIHEGSPLEGKSLAESYVGTVTGMVIFAVKHGNHWTYRPGRNVRLYAGDLLVARGRRDGEEKLYGLCGADTDEIDDFEDSE, from the coding sequence ATGATGGATCGCGACTATCAACCCATCAACCTCAAGGACGTCCTCATTGAAATGAAGGACATCTCGGAACTGATGGTTGATCTGGCTTATTCTGCGGTGCTGTATGAAAGCAACGCCATTGCAGACGAAGTCATCGAACTCGAAGAACGGATGAACGACCTTGTCTATCAGGCACGGATCACCAGCATGATGAGTGTCCGCCGTCTGGAAGAGACCGAACCAATGAGCGGCCTCCTGCAGCTTGCAGAAGCATCTCAACGCATCTCCAACCAGGCCGCAGACATTGCCAAAAGCATTATGCGCAACGTATCTTTTCCGGCAAATCTTAGAAAAGCCCTGCCGGAAGCAGAAGAAGCCACCCACCGCGTGGTCGTTGCCGCCGGCTGTCCTCTTGACGGCGCACGGCTCGGAGACATCAAACTCCAGTCCGTAACCGGCATTCGGATCATCATGATCCGGCGCATGCGCCAGAGAATCTATGATCCTGACAAACACACCGTTCTTCGTGTCGGTGACGTCCTCGTCGGCAGAGGACCTGACTACGGCTTCCCTGCTCTCTGTGAGCTCTCAGGCCAGCCTGTCCCTGACGACGACGACTGCAATGCAGCCGCGATCAGCGATCTCGACCGGGCGGCGGCCCTCATGATCGAGATGAAAAACATCAGCGAACTCTCAGTCGGACTTGCCTATACCGCCCTTCTTCACGAAAACATGGACCTCGCCAACGAAGTCATGGCGCTCGAAGAAGAGCTTGATGAGATGCGGCTCAAACTGGACCTCTGGACACTCGAAGCAGCAAAACGAACAGACGATGTTGCAAGCCTTCGCGGAATGCTCTACATGTCCTCGTTTGCCGAATCCATCTCCGACGCCGCAGGTTCCATCGCTGACGTTGTTCTCCGTGAGATCGACGTCCCGCCAATCATCAAGAGAATCGTCCGCGAGTCGGACGAAATTATCTCCTGGGTATCAATTCACGAGGGTTCCCCTCTTGAGGGAAAATCCCTCGCAGAATCATATGTTGGAACCGTCACCGGCATGGTGATTTTTGCCGTCAAGCACGGCAACCACTGGACGTATCGCCCGGGACGCAACGTACGCCTGTATGCAGGCGACCTCCTTGTCGCCCGCGGCAGACGTGACGGAGAAGAAAAACTGTACGGCCTCTGCGGAGCAGACACCGACGAAATAGATGACTTTGAAGATTCGGAGTAA
- a CDS encoding DHH family phosphoesterase — translation MVNNMVYRLGPGCEVDDIVEGQVYLGKVQGFATFGTFVLLNDRVKGLLHKSNIKSEKQERDQILVQVNQIRPNGNIDLREVDIPEGSYETQLVTKKIMLSRLSDLKNKVGRNVTIEADIVQIKQTSGPTIFTICDDTGVEDAAAFTEAGVRSYPEVNLGDIVRVFGEATRRNNQMQIEVSDMQVLKGAEADNVRSRINKALEARAEPSEDVAPLINSDVLTALWPEMRKLAKIIRRSVLTQQPIILRHHADADGICAAVSVETAVLQFIRDNGGDPDQDNFLFRRSPSKAPFYEIEDVTRDLDMMLKDNVRFGQKLPLILLMDNGSTEEDMPSYKMTEVYQLDVVVADHHHPDDTIDKYLLAHVNPYHVGGDFGVTAGMLGTEIARLINPSVEQKILHLPSVAGVADRSEAPELNSYLALIEGKYTRDECKDMALALDYEQYWLRFNDGREIVKDILNLNNAPERHSRLVTLLVTEANAAIEDQMSTMMPHVQHQVLSSNANLFLADVEMFAHRFTFPPPGKSSGEVHDILCKRYVNQPVVTLGLGPDFAVIRSRGVKMNIPQMVRSMRDEMPGAGISGGGHLVVGSIKFVEGMRSQVIAKMIEKISEFPVDQL, via the coding sequence ATGGTCAATAACATGGTATACCGGCTTGGACCCGGTTGTGAAGTGGATGATATCGTAGAAGGCCAGGTCTATCTGGGAAAAGTTCAGGGATTTGCAACATTCGGCACCTTTGTTCTCTTAAACGACCGCGTCAAAGGACTGCTGCATAAAAGCAACATCAAAAGCGAGAAGCAGGAGCGGGATCAAATCCTCGTACAGGTCAATCAGATCCGCCCGAACGGCAACATCGACCTCCGTGAGGTTGATATTCCCGAAGGAAGCTATGAGACCCAGCTGGTCACCAAAAAGATCATGCTCTCCCGCCTCTCTGATCTCAAAAACAAGGTCGGCAGAAATGTCACCATCGAAGCAGACATTGTTCAGATCAAACAGACCTCAGGCCCCACCATCTTCACCATCTGCGACGACACCGGTGTCGAAGACGCCGCAGCATTCACCGAAGCTGGCGTTCGCTCCTATCCGGAAGTAAACCTCGGTGACATCGTCCGTGTCTTTGGCGAAGCAACCCGCAGAAACAACCAGATGCAGATCGAAGTCTCCGACATGCAGGTACTCAAGGGTGCTGAGGCGGACAATGTCAGATCACGCATCAACAAAGCTCTTGAAGCACGTGCCGAGCCGTCCGAAGACGTCGCTCCGCTCATCAACAGCGATGTCCTGACCGCTCTCTGGCCTGAGATGCGCAAACTCGCAAAAATAATCCGCCGCTCTGTACTTACCCAGCAGCCGATCATTCTCCGCCACCATGCAGATGCCGACGGCATCTGTGCCGCAGTCTCTGTTGAGACCGCTGTCCTCCAGTTCATCCGCGACAACGGCGGCGACCCTGATCAGGACAACTTCCTGTTCCGCCGCTCACCCTCCAAAGCTCCGTTCTATGAGATTGAGGATGTCACCCGCGACCTTGACATGATGCTGAAGGACAACGTCAGATTCGGCCAGAAGCTTCCGTTAATTCTGCTGATGGACAACGGCTCGACCGAAGAGGACATGCCGTCCTACAAGATGACCGAGGTCTATCAGCTTGACGTCGTCGTCGCTGACCACCACCACCCTGACGACACCATCGACAAGTACCTGCTTGCCCATGTCAACCCGTATCATGTCGGCGGCGACTTCGGCGTGACCGCAGGAATGCTCGGAACCGAAATTGCCCGTCTGATCAACCCGTCCGTTGAACAGAAAATTCTTCACCTGCCAAGCGTCGCAGGTGTTGCCGACCGCAGTGAGGCTCCGGAGCTTAACTCATACCTTGCCTTAATCGAAGGAAAGTACACCCGCGACGAGTGCAAGGACATGGCTCTTGCCTTAGACTATGAGCAGTACTGGCTCAGATTCAACGACGGTCGCGAGATCGTCAAAGATATTCTGAACCTCAACAATGCACCAGAACGCCACAGCCGTCTGGTAACTCTCCTCGTCACTGAGGCAAACGCCGCAATCGAGGATCAGATGAGCACCATGATGCCGCATGTTCAGCATCAGGTGCTTTCCTCAAACGCCAACCTCTTCCTTGCTGATGTGGAGATGTTTGCTCACCGGTTCACCTTCCCGCCTCCAGGTAAATCCTCGGGCGAAGTCCATGATATCCTCTGCAAACGCTATGTGAACCAGCCAGTTGTAACCCTCGGCCTTGGCCCGGACTTTGCCGTCATTCGCTCCCGCGGCGTGAAAATGAACATCCCGCAGATGGTTCGGTCCATGCGTGATGAAATGCCGGGCGCAGGAATCTCCGGCGGGGGTCACTTGGTCGTCGGCAGTATCAAGTTTGTCGAAGGCATGCGGTCTCAGGTCATCGCTAAGATGATCGAAAAGATCTCTGAGTTCCCTGTAGATCAGCTCTGA
- a CDS encoding DUF7123 family protein — translation MTEPKTIRERYNDTQSRILGYLTAGVAKGSRFFKAKYIAKDLGLSSKEVGTNLAILSEICDELDIQRWSYSNSTTWMVTSKIIA, via the coding sequence ATGACCGAACCTAAAACAATTCGTGAAAGATATAATGACACCCAGTCTCGGATTCTCGGATATCTGACTGCCGGCGTGGCAAAAGGAAGCCGCTTCTTCAAGGCAAAGTACATTGCCAAAGACCTTGGACTCTCCTCCAAGGAAGTCGGAACTAACCTTGCCATCCTTTCCGAGATCTGCGATGAACTGGATATTCAGCGCTGGAGCTACTCAAATAGTACCACCTGGATGGTAACGAGCAAAATAATAGCCTAA
- a CDS encoding DUF7123 family protein, with translation MVSDLELQTTAYNSTQQRIINYLKAGVSSGTRFFKAKYIAKELGISSRAVGTNLALLAEKCLELEIVQWGYSTSTTWMVKARQYLN, from the coding sequence ATGGTAAGTGACTTGGAGCTACAGACGACTGCATACAACTCCACACAGCAGCGGATTATCAACTATCTCAAAGCCGGTGTATCCTCCGGCACCCGGTTTTTCAAAGCAAAATATATCGCCAAAGAGCTTGGCATCTCCTCGCGTGCAGTAGGTACGAACCTTGCCCTTCTTGCAGAAAAATGTCTGGAGCTTGAGATTGTCCAGTGGGGCTACTCCACCAGCACCACATGGATGGTCAAGGCGAGGCAATACCTTAATTAA
- the ade gene encoding adenine deaminase — protein sequence MIHIFDNALLFKPSTGEWQSVSFSVENGVVAMVGVRNQLTGDKITDLKGARVVPGLIDAHAHIESTLLVPREFGRAVLSHGVTTVIADPHEIANVAGCAGIDFMIHDAEGAPSDIFFMAPSCVPATPADIGGAVITAADLKKYVGSPRILGLGEMMNFPGVIHDDPEVLAKLKLFDHVDGHAPGVTGADLCKYVSHGIKTDHECTAAEEAREKLRHGMYIFLREGDAAKDVAVLSSVVTPLTVSRCCFCTDDRHVDSLVREGSIDHCIRVAVASGMPLELALRMATLSAAECFGLTDRGLIAPGRIADFCVLADSDEFSIAAVYKRGVLSSEILTPQASSAFVSPKFDCRFPIPADLILPTSGVARVIGLILGEIVTQNIHAQVGADGVQKVVCVDRYASRGFSVGLVKGFEIQTGAIAASISHDAHNIIAVGATDEEILAAIHAVADAGGGMAVVTGDEATVLPLPIAGLMTAEPVEVLLEKLDALTSHLTHTGTFPRAFAHLSFLSLTVAPHLKITPRGLFDVDAFRDVSLFL from the coding sequence ATGATCCATATCTTTGACAACGCTCTCCTGTTCAAACCCTCCACAGGAGAGTGGCAGTCTGTTTCTTTTTCCGTTGAAAACGGTGTTGTGGCAATGGTTGGCGTCCGCAACCAGCTCACCGGTGATAAAATCACTGATCTGAAAGGCGCGCGGGTGGTTCCCGGCCTCATCGATGCGCATGCACATATTGAGAGCACGCTGCTTGTTCCCCGCGAGTTCGGTCGTGCGGTTCTCTCCCATGGAGTGACGACCGTCATCGCCGACCCGCATGAGATTGCAAACGTCGCTGGCTGCGCTGGCATTGACTTCATGATTCATGACGCCGAAGGCGCGCCGAGTGATATTTTTTTCATGGCCCCTTCCTGTGTTCCGGCAACTCCTGCTGACATTGGCGGAGCGGTAATAACCGCAGCAGATCTGAAAAAATATGTGGGCAGCCCCCGCATCCTCGGGCTTGGCGAGATGATGAACTTCCCGGGAGTTATTCATGACGACCCTGAGGTTCTCGCAAAACTCAAACTCTTCGACCATGTTGACGGCCATGCTCCTGGCGTGACCGGAGCTGATCTCTGTAAGTACGTCTCGCACGGCATCAAAACCGATCACGAGTGCACCGCTGCTGAAGAAGCGCGGGAAAAACTCAGACACGGCATGTACATTTTCCTGCGCGAAGGCGATGCGGCGAAGGATGTGGCGGTCCTGTCGTCTGTTGTGACCCCGCTCACGGTTTCCCGCTGCTGTTTCTGTACCGATGATCGTCATGTGGACTCCCTTGTCCGGGAAGGCTCGATCGATCACTGCATCCGCGTTGCAGTAGCGTCCGGCATGCCGCTTGAGCTGGCGCTCAGGATGGCAACGCTTTCTGCCGCGGAATGCTTCGGCTTAACCGACCGCGGTCTAATAGCACCGGGCCGTATCGCCGACTTTTGTGTGCTTGCTGACTCTGATGAGTTTAGCATCGCCGCAGTCTACAAGCGCGGCGTCTTATCATCCGAGATCCTGACCCCACAGGCATCATCAGCGTTTGTCTCGCCAAAGTTTGACTGCCGGTTCCCAATTCCGGCAGACCTTATTCTGCCAACCTCAGGAGTTGCCAGAGTCATCGGTCTGATCCTTGGTGAGATTGTGACGCAGAACATCCATGCACAAGTAGGAGCTGACGGCGTTCAGAAGGTCGTCTGTGTCGACCGGTATGCATCCCGCGGATTTTCCGTGGGACTCGTGAAGGGATTTGAGATTCAGACCGGAGCAATCGCTGCCTCCATCTCCCATGACGCCCACAACATCATCGCGGTTGGCGCAACCGACGAAGAGATTCTCGCAGCCATTCATGCGGTTGCAGATGCCGGCGGCGGAATGGCTGTTGTGACCGGAGATGAAGCAACCGTTCTTCCTCTTCCGATTGCAGGGCTGATGACGGCCGAGCCGGTTGAGGTTCTCCTCGAAAAACTCGATGCACTCACCTCACATCTGACACACACCGGTACTTTTCCCCGCGCTTTTGCGCATCTGTCGTTCCTGTCGCTGACGGTAGCTCCTCATCTGAAGATAACTCCGCGTGGACTCTTCGATGTTGATGCTTTCAGAGATGTTTCTCTCTTTCTCTGA
- a CDS encoding aldehyde dehydrogenase family protein, protein MQMFVGGRATESLSGKSVQVVNPATGSVIDTIPAGTADDVAAVVDVAGVDQLKWASISPADKARVLINAGAQIRAEADSLATLLTTEQGKPLRESKDEILGTAHVFEYYASMTGSVRGDAAVLPKYGYMNVVRKPIGICGAIVPWNMPAMIFAWKAGAALACGNAVVAKPSDTAPLTILRLAEILVRAGVFGGAMNVVTGPGSVVGDAIVRNPDIRHVSFTGSVATGRSVALAAAPKLKRLTLELGGNDAFIVAADADIDAAVTGAVRNRFYNCGQVCTSAKRVLVDAKVADEFVRKAKAAIEKLSVGNGLEKVNMGPLNNPIQRDAVASAVDKIVEDQSGTLVCGGRKMDGAGNFYAPTLLTNVAHDAVREEIFGPVMPVILFETLDDAVEIANSTPYGLGASIWTKDITTAYTAADMIRSGVVWVNKHLILPPEIPFGGTKDSGYGRENGTDFIYEFTEPKSILIGI, encoded by the coding sequence ATGCAGATGTTTGTAGGCGGCAGGGCGACCGAGAGTCTCTCGGGCAAAAGTGTTCAGGTTGTTAATCCGGCGACGGGAAGCGTTATTGACACCATTCCTGCCGGAACCGCAGACGATGTTGCCGCAGTGGTTGATGTGGCGGGAGTTGATCAGCTGAAATGGGCAAGCATCAGTCCCGCGGACAAAGCCCGCGTTCTGATAAATGCCGGAGCACAAATCCGTGCCGAGGCTGATTCGCTTGCAACACTTCTGACCACCGAGCAGGGAAAGCCGCTTCGCGAATCCAAGGATGAGATCCTTGGCACCGCTCATGTGTTTGAGTATTATGCGTCGATGACCGGCAGCGTTCGCGGTGATGCAGCGGTTCTTCCGAAGTACGGGTACATGAATGTTGTCAGAAAACCGATCGGCATCTGTGGTGCGATCGTTCCCTGGAACATGCCGGCGATGATTTTTGCATGGAAAGCGGGAGCCGCTCTTGCCTGCGGTAATGCGGTTGTGGCAAAGCCGTCAGATACTGCTCCGCTGACCATTCTCAGGCTCGCCGAGATTTTGGTTCGTGCCGGAGTTTTCGGCGGTGCGATGAATGTGGTGACCGGTCCCGGCTCAGTCGTCGGCGATGCAATTGTCCGAAATCCTGACATCAGGCATGTTTCTTTCACCGGCTCTGTTGCGACGGGTCGTTCGGTCGCTCTTGCGGCAGCGCCGAAACTCAAGAGGCTGACGCTTGAGCTTGGAGGAAATGATGCGTTCATCGTTGCTGCTGACGCAGACATCGACGCGGCTGTTACCGGCGCCGTTCGCAACCGGTTCTACAACTGCGGTCAGGTATGTACATCGGCGAAGCGGGTTCTGGTTGATGCAAAAGTTGCGGACGAGTTTGTGAGGAAAGCGAAGGCAGCAATTGAGAAACTGTCAGTCGGCAACGGACTTGAAAAGGTGAACATGGGGCCGCTGAATAATCCAATTCAACGTGATGCAGTCGCGTCTGCGGTGGACAAAATTGTTGAAGATCAGAGTGGAACGCTCGTGTGCGGCGGAAGAAAGATGGATGGAGCAGGAAATTTCTATGCTCCAACACTGCTCACGAATGTAGCTCATGATGCGGTGCGTGAAGAGATCTTTGGTCCTGTAATGCCGGTGATTTTGTTTGAGACGCTGGATGATGCTGTGGAGATTGCCAACAGTACTCCTTACGGACTTGGCGCGTCGATATGGACCAAGGATATTACGACCGCCTACACCGCGGCTGACATGATCCGATCAGGCGTGGTCTGGGTGAACAAGCATCTGATCCTTCCGCCGGAAATTCCCTTCGGCGGCACCAAAGATTCCGGCTATGGTCGGGAAAATGGTACTGATTTTATCTACGAATTTACCGAGCCGAAGAGTATCCTGATCGGCATCTAA
- a CDS encoding nitroreductase family protein: MDSSEFLHFLATRVSVREYDGDCISEEDAEYLLTAASKAPSAGNLEAWDVVIVTDPGQLEMLSDAAGNQHQIRDSGCVFCVCANYVRSMSRYGDRGIMFAVEDATIAATYMMLAAHARRLHTCWIGAFDDNEVKGILDLPAHIRPVTLLCVGKGEAPARGPERMAPSGHTHYDIWQAPIVP, translated from the coding sequence ATGGACTCCTCTGAGTTCCTCCACTTCCTCGCAACCCGCGTCTCGGTCCGCGAGTACGACGGAGACTGCATCAGCGAAGAAGACGCAGAGTATCTCCTCACTGCCGCATCCAAAGCCCCGTCAGCAGGAAACCTCGAAGCATGGGATGTCGTGATCGTAACTGACCCGGGCCAACTTGAGATGCTCTCCGATGCCGCAGGAAACCAGCATCAGATCAGAGACTCAGGCTGCGTATTCTGCGTATGTGCAAACTATGTCCGCTCCATGTCGCGGTATGGCGACCGGGGAATTATGTTTGCCGTCGAAGACGCAACAATTGCCGCGACCTACATGATGCTCGCAGCCCACGCCAGGCGTCTTCACACCTGCTGGATCGGAGCATTCGATGACAACGAAGTCAAAGGAATCCTTGATCTCCCTGCACACATCCGCCCGGTCACTCTCCTCTGCGTCGGAAAAGGTGAAGCTCCGGCTCGCGGACCAGAGCGGATGGCCCCCTCGGGTCATACTCACTATGATATCTGGCAGGCACCAATAGTACCATAA
- a CDS encoding DUF555 domain-containing protein yields MPDYRVTLEAAWTVKDVTTTQDVIGIAVSEAGKRLHPSAKFVDVDVMVMPCPYCGDEINSALVVARTGMVGLLLSMKVFNAEGEDHAERIAKSVIGKAVRDIPLATYCIDAIEGENHA; encoded by the coding sequence ATGCCGGACTATCGAGTGACACTGGAAGCAGCCTGGACGGTAAAGGATGTGACGACCACACAGGACGTCATCGGCATTGCCGTGAGTGAAGCAGGAAAACGTCTGCACCCTTCGGCAAAGTTTGTGGATGTTGACGTCATGGTCATGCCGTGTCCTTACTGCGGAGATGAGATCAACAGTGCCTTAGTTGTTGCCCGGACCGGAATGGTCGGACTTCTTTTGTCCATGAAAGTCTTCAACGCAGAAGGCGAGGACCATGCAGAGCGGATTGCAAAATCCGTCATCGGCAAAGCTGTCCGCGACATTCCGCTTGCGACCTACTGTATCGATGCAATCGAAGGAGAAAACCATGCCTGA
- a CDS encoding carbohydrate kinase family protein produces MPDQLISVTGHLCNDYILSIAEYPKLGTSCRVLDRRNYYGGGAANIAVGIAKLGGSSELIAAVGRDYPGSSYERHLKEIGVATRLFATDSQNCSTAFMVNDCDGNQITYFEWGAGELFGTAVAPALSFVHMATGDAAFNVRIAEQAEFATFDPGQDVKYYEADHLESLFASIDILICNNFEVEIMCEKLGWTESDLIAAVPTAILTKGKDGSVLHRNGDAIAIPACPVTLVDPTGAGDAYRAGLLTAYRKGFALPVCCKIGAVTSSFAVEKVGTQTNLPDWTEMEQRYAEHFGTLKKNE; encoded by the coding sequence ATGCCTGACCAGCTCATCTCCGTCACCGGCCATCTCTGCAATGACTATATTCTCTCCATTGCCGAGTATCCAAAGCTCGGCACTTCATGCAGAGTCCTCGACCGCAGAAACTACTATGGCGGAGGGGCCGCAAACATCGCGGTCGGCATTGCAAAACTCGGCGGCTCTTCTGAACTGATCGCAGCGGTCGGCAGGGATTATCCGGGCAGCAGCTACGAACGCCATCTCAAAGAGATCGGTGTTGCGACCAGACTTTTTGCAACCGATTCCCAGAACTGTTCAACCGCCTTCATGGTCAATGACTGCGACGGCAACCAGATCACCTACTTTGAGTGGGGGGCCGGCGAACTGTTCGGGACAGCGGTTGCTCCTGCTCTTTCTTTCGTTCACATGGCGACAGGAGACGCAGCGTTCAATGTGAGAATTGCCGAGCAGGCAGAGTTTGCCACCTTTGATCCGGGCCAGGACGTCAAATATTATGAAGCAGATCATCTTGAATCGCTGTTTGCGTCGATTGATATTCTCATCTGCAACAACTTCGAGGTTGAGATCATGTGTGAAAAACTCGGCTGGACCGAAAGTGATCTGATCGCAGCAGTCCCCACCGCGATTCTCACGAAGGGAAAGGATGGCAGTGTCCTTCACCGAAACGGTGATGCGATTGCAATCCCTGCGTGTCCGGTGACGCTGGTGGACCCGACCGGAGCAGGAGACGCATATCGTGCCGGACTTCTCACCGCATACCGCAAGGGCTTCGCCCTTCCGGTATGCTGTAAGATTGGTGCTGTCACTTCCTCGTTTGCGGTGGAAAAAGTTGGAACACAGACCAATCTTCCTGACTGGACAGAAATGGAACAGCGGTATGCCGAGCATTTCGGCACACTGAAAAAGAATGAGTAA
- a CDS encoding diphthine--ammonia ligase, with protein sequence MTWAALTSGGKDSILALQKALDAGMDVTYMVTVVPKNPDSYMFHSANLSAVPVIAERCGLTYVGIPSDGEKEAELLDLKNGLAALQIEGVIVGAIESEYQRSRVAAICDELGIALFAPLWKMDPLALLREVADRMDVRIVVTAADGLGENVLGKRIDDDLIDVLCKISAKRRIHIAGEGGEYESLTLAAPCFSSPVLYAGCTTELSCGRGIVHIEKFW encoded by the coding sequence ATGACCTGGGCAGCGCTGACATCCGGAGGAAAAGATTCCATACTTGCTTTGCAGAAAGCACTCGATGCCGGGATGGATGTCACCTACATGGTCACGGTCGTCCCGAAAAATCCTGACTCCTATATGTTTCACTCGGCAAACCTTTCTGCGGTTCCGGTAATTGCCGAACGGTGCGGCCTTACCTATGTCGGCATCCCGAGTGACGGCGAGAAGGAGGCCGAGCTGCTGGATCTGAAGAACGGCCTTGCCGCTCTTCAGATCGAGGGAGTGATTGTCGGGGCAATTGAGTCTGAGTACCAGAGATCACGGGTTGCGGCAATCTGTGATGAACTTGGGATCGCTCTCTTTGCTCCGCTGTGGAAGATGGATCCTCTCGCTCTTCTCCGCGAGGTTGCCGACCGTATGGATGTGCGGATTGTGGTAACCGCGGCTGACGGTCTTGGAGAAAATGTTCTTGGCAAACGCATCGACGATGATTTGATCGATGTGCTCTGCAAAATTTCTGCGAAGCGGAGAATTCACATTGCAGGGGAAGGCGGGGAGTATGAGTCGCTGACTCTTGCGGCACCCTGTTTCTCCTCGCCTGTTCTGTATGCAGGATGTACAACCGAACTCTCCTGCGGCAGAGGAATCGTCCATATAGAAAAATTCTGGTGA